In one Methylocaldum szegediense genomic region, the following are encoded:
- the cas1c gene encoding type I-C CRISPR-associated endonuclease Cas1c, with amino-acid sequence MTVLLNTLYVTTPDAYLRLEGETVCVMIEEEKRLQVPLHHLGAFVLFDHVMLSPALLGRCAEDGRSIVWLDRAGRFKARLEGPVSGNVLLRQAQYRAADDTSQTLSIARATVAGKLRNSRQVLMRGARETDDSTERDKLVQAARLIANQIRKIPQADNLDTLRGLEGDSARVYFDALPYLVKPSLRAVFPFSTRNRRPPRDRFNALISFLYALKLADCRSALETVGLDPQLGFLHAVRPGRPALALDLLEEFRAPICDRLALTLINRGQIQAKDFDEREGGAVLLNDSGRKTVIAAYQTRKQETLKHPVLDTEVSVGLLAQLQARLLARFLRGDIPNYLPFLNR; translated from the coding sequence ATGACCGTCCTGCTCAACACCCTTTACGTCACTACGCCGGATGCGTACTTGCGGCTCGAAGGCGAAACCGTCTGCGTGATGATCGAAGAGGAGAAGCGGCTCCAGGTTCCGCTGCATCATCTGGGCGCCTTCGTGCTGTTCGACCATGTCATGTTGAGCCCGGCGCTACTCGGAAGATGCGCCGAAGACGGCCGCTCCATCGTTTGGTTGGATCGGGCCGGACGCTTCAAAGCGCGGCTGGAAGGGCCGGTAAGCGGCAACGTACTGCTGCGTCAGGCCCAGTATCGTGCGGCCGACGATACCTCCCAGACACTCTCGATCGCCCGCGCTACCGTTGCGGGCAAATTGCGCAACAGCCGCCAGGTGCTTATGCGCGGTGCTCGAGAAACCGACGACTCAACGGAACGGGACAAGCTGGTTCAAGCGGCGCGCCTCATCGCCAACCAAATCCGCAAGATCCCGCAAGCCGACAATCTGGACACGCTGCGAGGACTCGAAGGCGATTCCGCCCGCGTGTATTTCGACGCCCTGCCCTATCTCGTGAAGCCGTCGCTGCGCGCGGTCTTCCCATTTTCCACACGAAACCGCCGACCTCCGCGCGACCGCTTCAATGCGCTGATTTCGTTTCTCTATGCGCTGAAGCTGGCCGATTGCCGGTCGGCGCTGGAAACCGTCGGCCTCGATCCGCAGCTGGGATTCCTGCACGCGGTCCGGCCGGGCCGCCCGGCCTTGGCGCTTGATCTCCTGGAGGAATTCCGCGCGCCCATCTGCGACCGGCTCGCCCTGACCCTGATCAACCGCGGCCAAATCCAGGCCAAAGATTTCGATGAACGCGAGGGTGGCGCGGTACTGCTCAACGACAGCGGCCGAAAAACGGTGATCGCCGCGTATCAGACCCGGAAACAGGAAACCTTGAAGCATCCGGTGCTAGACACCGAAGTCTCCGTCGGCCTCCTGGCGCAATTGCAGGC